In Rhea pennata isolate bPtePen1 chromosome 22, bPtePen1.pri, whole genome shotgun sequence, a single genomic region encodes these proteins:
- the LOC134150112 gene encoding uncharacterized protein LOC134150112 → MFPERQQSGQKPTEQERNTKDAIGISHRMSAKGHAEMLNSRNSDSLKHAKAGNDRKRSYIEVQGLDTLEEKAIIISRVYPVRKNCTTKQLAQGLFLTSLTVSSVFAQAFSAGKIINNAINTSPLACWKAEGPLDRDNKGCKATRKTAYFGCTDWMWEMKSLLCSISAGSSNLGYKSEHFFILCISMHFCYKKKPKEVDNLSTYQQTTSTALSSSIQQEGYQIA, encoded by the exons ATGTTTCCCGAGAGGCAGCAGTCAGGTCAGAAGCctacagagcaggaaagaaatacaaaagatgCAATTGGAATAAGCCACCGGATGTCTGCAAAG GGCCACGCTGAAATGCTCAACAGCAGAAATTCCGACTCGCTAAAGCACGCCAAAGCTGGAAACGACCGCAAGAGAAGTTACATCGAAGTACAAGGCTTG GACACGCTTGAGGAAAAGGCTATCATAATCTCCAGGGTTTATCCAGTGCGCAAAAACTGTACAACAAAGCAACTAGCACAAGGTCTTTTCTTAACCAGCCTGACAGTCTCTAGTGTATTTGCTCAGGCATTTTCTGCTGGGAAGATAATAAACAATGCAATAAACACTTCGCCTCTGGCATGCTGGAAAGCTGAAGGGCCCCTGGATAGAGATAACAAGGGATGCAAAGCTACACGGAAGACAGCGTATTTTGGTTGCACTGACTGGATGTGGGAAATGAAGTCTCTgctttgcagcatctctgcaggtAGTTCAAATCTAGGATACAAGTCTGAACATTTCTTCATATTGTGCATTAGCATGCATTTTTGCTACaagaaaaagccaaaggaa GTGGACAACCTGTCGACCTATCAgcagacaacatccactgctctctcctcatctatTCAGCaagaaggctatcagattgcttaa